In Candidatus Acidiferrales bacterium, the DNA window GGAAATGACCAACCCTGCTTGCGGCGACGTCATGCAGCTTGGGCTTCAGGTTGTGGACGGCAAGATCGTTGCCGCACGCTTCAAAACCGTCGGGTGTGTGGCGGCCATCGCGTGCGGTTCCATCCTGACAGAAATGATTTCCGGGCGGAACGTGACCGACGTGAGCCGGCTCACTGATCGGGAGATTGCCGCGGCGCTGGGTGGGTTGCCGCCCGCCACGGCGCATGGCAGCCAGCTCGCCGCCGATGCGCTGCGGGCGGTCCTGGCGAAGCTGCCCCCCGGATGTGAAATTTAGCACGGTGCTGAACAACCTCCCGGGGCTGTCATTCCGAGGGGTGGCGCTCTTGGCCGACCCGAGTCC includes these proteins:
- a CDS encoding iron-sulfur cluster assembly scaffold protein, translating into EMTNPACGDVMQLGLQVVDGKIVAARFKTVGCVAAIACGSILTEMISGRNVTDVSRLTDREIAAALGGLPPATAHGSQLAADALRAVLAKLPPGCEI